The following are encoded together in the Montipora foliosa isolate CH-2021 chromosome 12, ASM3666993v2, whole genome shotgun sequence genome:
- the LOC137980277 gene encoding E3 ubiquitin-protein ligase FANCL-like, translated as MAGVTSTRKLDVLDVCPQLIPQDRSKRFYDGSITVCKRSFRISIKIPEGRGPKAMENARIECGWKLCQILQGYEGVIKQRLSQSADLPSFLLELKSILEKLLEYQKSEKVNTQPKVYTHLVAELEAIGWERLAYVDPSFQVLKLSARDNKEREHFITLHISAQHPYAAPTCTTDLPGKQFTFSWTPQSRPLQQLYHQFQEILCKFEDFWDMLDEIDHKTWILEPDQPRRSCTSRRIALGNNASIQIDLNPANPRLLPECRFLGADSVVVPLREHLNANIQSWNPQLSVFANLENLLGQKFPSPSTTKKEDFSMECGICYAYRLNDLIPDKVCDDSRCGQSFHSLCLYEWLRDLPSTRQSFNMVFGECPYCSKPITVKMVTGK; from the exons ATGGCGGGTGTCACGAGTACGAGAAAGCTTGATGTCTTGGATGTATGTCCGCAGCTCATCCCACAGGACAGGTCCAAACGGTTTTATGATGGAAGTATCACAGTTTGC AAAAGGAGTTTCCGAATTTCAATAAAAATCCCCGAGGGCCGAGGACCGAAGGCAATGGAAAACGCTAG GATTGAGTGTGGTTGGAAACTGTGCCAAATCCTACAAGGTTATGAAGGTGTCATAAAACAG AGACTGTCACAGAGTGCTGATTTGCCTTCCTTTCTTCTGGAACTCAAGAGCATTCTG GAAAAACTCTTGGAATATCAAAAATCAGAAAAAGTCAATACTCAACCCAAGGTCTACACACATTTGGTGGCAGAGCTGGAAGCCATTGGCTGGGAGAG ATTAGCTTATGTGGATCCATCTTTTCAAGTGCTGAAACTTTCTGCCAG GGACAATAAGGAAAGAGAGCATTTTATAACTTTACATATTTCAGCTCAG CACCCTTATGCTGCTCCTACATGTACAACAGATCTACCAGGAAAACAGTTCACTTTCTCTTGGACACCACAG AGCCGTCCTCTTCAGCAGCTATATCATCAGTTTCAAGAG ATCCTTTGTAAGTTTGAGGATTTTTGGGACATGTTAGATGAAATTGACCATAAAACTTGGATTCTTGAACCGGATCAACCACGTCGTTCCTGCACAAGCAGAAGAATTGCTCTGG GGAACAATGCTTCTATCCAGATTGATTTGAATCCAGCAAATCCCAGGCTCTTGCCAGAGTGCAGATTTCTTGGAGCTGACAGTG TGGTTGTGCCTTTGCGGGAACATTTGAATGCAAACATTCAGTCCTG GAATCCCCAGTTATCCGTTTTTGCAAACCTGGAGAATTTGTTAGGCCAGAAATTTCCTTCCCCTTCAACAACAAAGAAGGAG GATTTCAGCATGGAGTGTGGCATCTGTTATGCCTATCGCCTGAATGACCTGATACCTGACAAAGTTTGCGATGATTCACGATGTGGACAGTCTTTTCACAGCCTGTGTCTTTATGAG TGGTTGAGAGATTTACCATCAACAAGACAGAGTTTCAACATGGTATTTGGGGAGTGTCCGTACTGCAGCAAA cCTATCACAGTCAAAATGGTGACAGGAAAATGA